A window from Nocardioides mesophilus encodes these proteins:
- a CDS encoding mycothiol transferase: MTSAATDLLIDALDRVREGVHEVVDGLDRGQLAARVDDGANSIAWLVWHLTRIEDDHVAGVAGTDQVWHTEGWYDRFGLPLPRHDHGYGHTAEQVASVVVEPDLLLGYHDATHAAAVAYLRTLEDAEMSRVVDTRWDPPVTLAVRLVSVVNDCTQHVGQAAFARGILQRRTQG; the protein is encoded by the coding sequence GTGACCAGTGCTGCCACCGACCTGCTCATCGATGCCCTCGACCGGGTCCGGGAGGGGGTCCACGAGGTCGTCGACGGGCTCGACCGGGGCCAGCTCGCCGCACGGGTCGACGACGGCGCCAACTCGATCGCGTGGCTCGTCTGGCACCTCACCCGGATCGAGGACGACCACGTCGCCGGCGTCGCCGGCACCGACCAGGTCTGGCACACGGAGGGTTGGTACGACCGCTTCGGGCTGCCGCTCCCCCGCCACGACCACGGCTACGGGCACACCGCCGAGCAGGTGGCCTCCGTGGTCGTCGAGCCGGACCTCCTGCTCGGTTACCACGATGCGACCCACGCGGCCGCGGTCGCCTACCTGCGGACCCTCGAGGACGCCGAGATGAGCCGTGTGGTGGACACGCGCTGGGACCCGCCGGTGACGCTGGCGGTGCGGCTGGTGAGCGTGGTCAACGACTGCACGCAGCACGTCGGCCAGGCCGCGTTCGCCCGCGGAATCCTGCAACGACGTACCCAGGGGTGA
- a CDS encoding potassium channel family protein codes for MDDVLPVLAGVLVVFLVLSDVFLTVLFPASGHGPLREPLSRSTWRAMAVVARRLPPTRRRALLAYSGPVLISATIIVWLTLLVLGWALVLLPGLGGGIVAATGETDTGFATAVYVSGFTLTTLGTGDVVPVADGYRLLTVVEAAIGFSVFTLALTYFLSIYSAITARRTFASTLHQQTFGSGSAALLLIGLADDGGLPGAEQQLASLAGFLTHTFETHSSYPVLRYFHYRHDRYALPRVLLIALETAALVRTSLCPRRYRSLIRSAGLHQLESAAMQLLDELIPEAHPGAVDDEQRRAWEERFHRSRSALARAGLEVVDDEDRGAREYVARRADWDNSLRALAHAGVYDWDRIEASPT; via the coding sequence GTGGACGACGTGCTGCCGGTGCTCGCCGGTGTCCTCGTCGTCTTCCTGGTTCTCTCCGACGTCTTCTTGACCGTGCTCTTCCCGGCCAGTGGTCACGGGCCGCTGCGGGAGCCACTGTCGCGATCGACCTGGCGCGCGATGGCGGTCGTGGCCCGCCGGCTGCCCCCGACCCGTCGTCGTGCCCTCCTCGCCTACAGCGGGCCGGTCCTCATCTCCGCGACCATCATCGTCTGGCTGACGCTGCTGGTCCTCGGGTGGGCGCTGGTCCTCCTGCCCGGCCTCGGCGGCGGCATCGTGGCCGCGACCGGCGAGACGGACACCGGCTTCGCCACCGCCGTCTATGTCAGCGGCTTCACGCTGACCACCCTGGGGACCGGCGACGTGGTGCCGGTCGCCGACGGCTACCGGCTGCTCACCGTGGTCGAGGCCGCGATCGGGTTCAGCGTCTTCACCCTCGCACTGACGTACTTCCTCTCCATCTACAGCGCGATCACGGCGCGGCGCACCTTCGCCTCGACACTGCACCAGCAGACCTTCGGCTCCGGGTCGGCCGCACTGCTGCTGATCGGGCTGGCCGACGACGGCGGCCTCCCGGGTGCGGAGCAGCAGCTGGCGTCGTTGGCAGGCTTCCTCACGCACACGTTCGAGACCCACAGCTCGTACCCGGTGCTGCGGTACTTCCACTACCGTCACGACCGCTACGCCCTCCCGCGGGTGCTGCTTATCGCCTTGGAGACCGCGGCGCTGGTCCGGACCTCCCTGTGCCCGCGGCGCTACCGCAGCCTGATCCGGTCCGCGGGCCTCCACCAGCTGGAGTCCGCCGCGATGCAGCTCCTGGACGAGCTCATCCCCGAGGCGCACCCCGGTGCCGTCGACGACGAGCAGCGTCGGGCCTGGGAGGAACGCTTCCACCGGTCGAGGAGCGCGCTCGCCCGGGCAGGCCTGGAGGTGGTGGACGACGAGGACCGGGGGGCCCGGGAGTACGTCGCCCGCCGGGCCGACTGGGACAACTCGCTACGAGCGCTGGCGCACGCCGGCGTCTACGACTGGGACAGGATCGAGGCATCGCCGACATGA
- a CDS encoding BCCT family transporter, producing the protein MSIDTRPESRTPDGSTPPTDGPSPHPALEPTATEAVAHGTKIDNVVFGVTAVIALAFVAWGFLSTDSLGSASDSALTWTVHNMGWMFVVLASAFVVFVIWLAAGRFGNIPLGRDDEEPEFRTSSWIAMMFSAGMGIGLMFYGVSEPVSHFVTPPPGTGEAGAPGAVQTAMATTLFHWTLHPWAIYAVVGIAIAYGVFRRGRTQLISSAFAPLIGERRAAGTAGRVIDILAIFATLFGSAASLGLGALQIGSGLEIVTGIGEIGNGVLVGVIALLTIAFIFSAVSGVAKGIQWLSNINMVLAIALAAFVFVVGPTVFILNLVPTAVGSYFQDLAMMSARTDAAGGDGMAEWLAGWTVFYWAWWLSWTPFVGMFIARISRGRTIRQFVTGVLLVPSVVSLVWFAIFGGAGIHAQQNGTDIAGAASPEAQLFSLLDTMPMATVTSVLVMVLVAIFFVSGADAASIVMGTLSQRGTLEPSRLNVVFWGVVTGAVAAVMLLVGGDSALTGLQNITIVAALPFAVVMIGLAWALVKDLRSDPLMVRRRYAQAAVEKAVVAGATEHGDDFALTVEHADEPLLTEGDTRPSESSGIARD; encoded by the coding sequence GTGAGCATCGACACCCGCCCCGAGAGCCGGACCCCCGACGGGTCCACCCCACCGACAGACGGGCCGAGCCCCCACCCCGCCCTCGAGCCGACTGCGACCGAGGCGGTCGCGCACGGCACCAAGATCGACAACGTCGTCTTCGGCGTCACGGCAGTGATCGCGCTGGCCTTCGTCGCGTGGGGCTTCCTGTCCACCGATTCCCTCGGCAGCGCCTCCGACAGCGCGCTGACCTGGACGGTGCACAACATGGGCTGGATGTTCGTCGTCCTCGCCTCTGCGTTCGTCGTCTTCGTCATCTGGCTGGCCGCCGGCCGCTTCGGCAACATCCCGCTCGGCCGTGACGACGAGGAGCCGGAGTTCCGGACCAGCTCGTGGATCGCGATGATGTTCAGCGCCGGCATGGGGATCGGCCTGATGTTCTACGGCGTGTCCGAGCCGGTGTCGCACTTCGTCACCCCGCCTCCGGGCACCGGCGAGGCCGGTGCCCCGGGCGCGGTGCAGACCGCGATGGCCACCACGCTGTTCCACTGGACGTTGCACCCGTGGGCGATCTACGCCGTGGTCGGCATCGCGATCGCCTACGGCGTCTTCCGCCGCGGTCGCACCCAGCTGATCTCCTCGGCCTTCGCGCCGCTGATCGGCGAGCGGCGCGCCGCCGGCACCGCGGGCCGGGTCATCGACATCCTGGCCATCTTCGCGACCCTCTTCGGGTCTGCGGCCTCACTGGGCCTCGGCGCGCTGCAGATCGGCAGCGGCCTGGAGATCGTCACCGGCATCGGCGAGATCGGCAACGGCGTGCTCGTCGGCGTCATCGCCCTCCTCACGATCGCGTTCATCTTCTCCGCGGTCTCCGGGGTGGCCAAGGGCATCCAGTGGCTGTCCAACATCAACATGGTGCTCGCGATCGCGTTGGCGGCGTTCGTCTTCGTGGTGGGCCCGACGGTCTTCATCCTCAACCTCGTGCCCACCGCGGTCGGCAGCTACTTCCAGGACCTGGCGATGATGTCGGCGCGGACCGACGCCGCCGGCGGCGACGGGATGGCGGAGTGGCTCGCGGGCTGGACGGTCTTCTACTGGGCCTGGTGGCTGTCGTGGACGCCGTTCGTCGGCATGTTCATCGCCCGGATCTCCCGCGGCCGCACCATCCGTCAGTTCGTCACCGGCGTGCTGCTCGTGCCGAGCGTGGTGAGCCTGGTCTGGTTCGCGATCTTCGGCGGTGCCGGCATCCACGCCCAGCAGAACGGCACCGACATCGCCGGCGCCGCCTCGCCCGAGGCGCAGCTGTTCAGCCTGCTCGACACCATGCCGATGGCCACGGTGACCAGCGTGCTGGTGATGGTGCTGGTGGCGATCTTCTTCGTCTCCGGCGCGGACGCCGCCTCGATCGTGATGGGCACGCTGTCGCAGCGTGGCACCCTCGAGCCGAGCCGTCTCAACGTCGTCTTCTGGGGAGTCGTCACGGGTGCTGTGGCTGCGGTCATGCTGCTCGTCGGTGGGGACTCCGCGCTGACCGGGCTGCAGAACATCACGATCGTCGCCGCACTGCCGTTCGCCGTGGTGATGATCGGCCTGGCGTGGGCACTGGTGAAGGACTTGCGAAGCGACCCGCTGATGGTGCGCCGACGCTACGCCCAGGCGGCCGTGGAGAAGGCCGTGGTCGCCGGTGCCACCGAGCACGGTGACGACTTCGCGCTGACGGTCGAGCACGCAGACGAGCCACTGCTCACCGAGGGCGACACCAGGCCCAGCGAGTCCTCGGGCATCGCTCGCGACTGA
- a CDS encoding universal stress protein, with amino-acid sequence MTTGGQLPVVVGIDGSEESMKALAYAVAEARRHDCKLVLAHAVPEVVPMTPMLPLVGSETLEETGRRILRVAHRSADQLAERSLDIEETMRIGSRVHFMVQLSDQARTVVLGHRRRSAVQRVLTASTTSGVALRAHCPVVCVPADWEPTSPHSCVLVGVEDVDHPGEPLETAFSTAARRRSRLTVLHAWKLPSPYDDIITARTHGEEWQREASRRLEQSMADLRLRYPEVHVEADIRHEPPAAALVEASARADLMLVGRHSRGAPLGFYLGSVTRTLIRETHCPVEVVPIHHAAEGEDAATLRLTTTGS; translated from the coding sequence ATGACCACTGGAGGGCAGCTGCCCGTCGTCGTCGGCATCGACGGCAGCGAGGAGAGCATGAAGGCGCTCGCGTACGCCGTCGCCGAGGCGCGGCGCCACGACTGCAAGCTCGTGCTGGCGCACGCGGTGCCCGAGGTGGTGCCGATGACGCCGATGCTGCCTCTGGTCGGCTCCGAGACTCTCGAGGAGACCGGACGCCGGATCCTGCGCGTCGCGCACCGCAGCGCCGACCAGCTGGCGGAGCGCTCCCTGGACATCGAGGAGACGATGCGGATCGGCTCGCGGGTGCACTTCATGGTCCAGCTCAGCGACCAGGCCCGGACGGTGGTGCTGGGTCATCGACGCCGCAGCGCCGTCCAACGGGTGCTGACCGCCTCGACCACCAGTGGCGTCGCCCTGCGCGCGCACTGCCCGGTGGTCTGCGTGCCCGCGGACTGGGAGCCCACGAGCCCCCATTCGTGCGTGCTGGTGGGGGTGGAGGACGTCGACCACCCGGGCGAGCCGCTGGAGACGGCGTTCAGCACCGCTGCCCGGCGCCGGTCGCGCCTGACCGTCCTGCACGCGTGGAAGCTGCCGAGTCCCTACGACGACATCATCACCGCGCGCACCCACGGTGAGGAGTGGCAGCGGGAGGCCTCCCGCCGGCTCGAGCAGTCGATGGCCGACCTGCGCCTGCGCTACCCCGAGGTGCACGTGGAGGCGGACATCCGCCACGAGCCTCCGGCGGCGGCGCTGGTGGAGGCCTCGGCGCGCGCGGACCTGATGCTGGTGGGCCGGCACAGCCGCGGCGCACCGCTGGGCTTCTACCTCGGCTCCGTCACCCGGACCCTGATTCGCGAGACCCACTGCCCCGTGGAGGTCGTCCCGATCCACCACGCGGCCGAGGGCGAGGACGCTGCGACGCTCCGGCTCACCACGACGGGGAGCTGA
- a CDS encoding RDD family protein — MSSPDAGAARSGPSPLPRAARGFQGRRAGLVTRLVAASIDALVTFLILAGAYAGWAALLFMIDPRGFRMPSGSLFASALLGLVVLVVYLTLSWWSSGRSYGCLVMGLRVVDGGGASPAFVRALLRAMLCGLFPIGLLWVGINRRNRSVQDIILGTSVIYDWQTGEPRVG, encoded by the coding sequence ATGAGCAGCCCTGACGCGGGCGCGGCGAGGAGTGGGCCGTCCCCGCTCCCGCGGGCCGCACGCGGGTTCCAGGGACGCCGGGCCGGCCTGGTGACCCGCCTGGTCGCTGCCTCGATCGACGCGCTGGTGACCTTCCTGATCCTGGCCGGAGCCTATGCCGGCTGGGCGGCGCTGCTGTTCATGATCGATCCCCGCGGCTTCCGGATGCCGAGCGGCAGCCTGTTCGCCAGCGCACTGCTGGGACTCGTCGTGCTGGTCGTGTACCTGACGCTGAGCTGGTGGTCCTCCGGCCGCAGCTACGGCTGCCTCGTGATGGGCCTTCGGGTGGTCGACGGCGGGGGAGCCAGCCCGGCGTTCGTCCGGGCCCTGCTGCGAGCGATGCTGTGCGGTCTGTTCCCGATCGGGCTGCTCTGGGTGGGGATCAACCGGAGGAACCGGTCGGTGCAGGACATCATCCTGGGCACGTCGGTGATCTACGACTGGCAGACCGGGGAGCCACGGGTCGGCTGA
- a CDS encoding DUF2254 family protein encodes MSQHRNRAEVSQRTGRLALRAVREFAFVPSIVVAAFIVLAVIAILADQTHLALFDGLRSLFGTVIGADASTAALQSIATGLLTVTSITFSVLLLAVQQTASNLSPVVFDQFVRRRINQLLLGFFVGLSLFAYVVMVAVKDSMPPIVGAGIATVLTVVGMLLLLVLVYVTVDQMRPSNVVRQIHDRTLAARDAQRPLRERTRRCAGSDQTVRATCHSVLTGYVTAIDLDRLEAALADAPDAEIRLEVQLGGGITYGDVIATVADGDTATAERLADAVSDSVVIDRRRDIDRDATTGVHELVNIAWTSGSTSKQSPEVALEGLDMLRDLASRWMADPQPDGPSEGTLAVVYRDDDLDQVMQALFSLMVVAHESHQHLTAARVLDAYRSLLGRAEPGLRDRMLEDIERMQDLLEQLPSSGMLEKSRADLAAAVRSAGGRQRAGA; translated from the coding sequence ATGAGCCAGCACCGCAACCGTGCAGAGGTCTCGCAACGGACCGGGCGCCTCGCCCTGCGCGCGGTCCGGGAGTTCGCCTTCGTGCCGAGCATCGTGGTGGCGGCCTTCATCGTCCTCGCGGTGATCGCGATCCTTGCCGACCAGACCCACCTGGCCCTGTTCGACGGACTGCGCAGCCTGTTCGGAACCGTCATCGGCGCCGACGCCTCCACGGCCGCGCTGCAGTCGATCGCCACCGGGCTGCTGACCGTCACCTCGATCACCTTCTCGGTGCTGCTGCTGGCGGTCCAGCAGACGGCGTCCAACTTGTCACCGGTCGTCTTCGACCAGTTCGTGCGACGGCGGATCAACCAGCTGTTGCTCGGCTTCTTCGTCGGGCTCTCCCTGTTCGCCTACGTCGTGATGGTGGCCGTGAAGGACTCCATGCCTCCCATCGTGGGCGCCGGGATCGCCACGGTGCTGACCGTCGTGGGCATGCTGCTGCTGCTGGTGCTGGTCTACGTCACCGTCGACCAGATGCGCCCCTCGAACGTCGTCCGGCAGATCCACGACCGCACCCTGGCTGCCCGCGACGCGCAGCGACCTCTGCGGGAGCGGACCCGACGCTGCGCCGGGTCGGACCAGACGGTCCGAGCGACCTGCCACTCGGTGCTGACCGGCTACGTCACCGCGATCGACCTGGACCGGCTGGAGGCGGCCCTCGCGGACGCCCCCGACGCAGAGATCCGGCTGGAGGTCCAGCTCGGTGGCGGCATCACGTACGGCGACGTGATCGCCACCGTCGCCGACGGTGACACCGCCACCGCGGAGCGCCTGGCCGACGCCGTGAGCGACTCGGTCGTCATCGACCGCCGCCGCGACATCGACCGGGACGCCACCACCGGGGTGCACGAGCTCGTGAACATCGCCTGGACCAGCGGCTCCACCTCGAAGCAGAGCCCGGAGGTGGCACTCGAAGGGCTCGACATGCTCAGGGACCTCGCTTCCCGGTGGATGGCGGACCCGCAGCCGGACGGGCCCTCGGAAGGGACACTGGCAGTCGTGTACCGCGACGACGACCTCGACCAGGTGATGCAAGCGCTGTTCTCGTTGATGGTGGTCGCGCACGAGTCGCACCAGCACCTGACGGCGGCGCGGGTCCTCGACGCCTACCGGTCACTGCTCGGGCGCGCGGAGCCCGGGCTGCGTGACCGCATGCTGGAGGACATCGAGCGGATGCAGGACCTGCTGGAGCAGCTTCCGTCCTCGGGAATGCTGGAGAAGTCGCGCGCCGACCTCGCCGCGGCCGTGCGATCGGCCGGCGGCCGGCAGCGGGCCGGCGCCTGA
- a CDS encoding NAD(P)H-hydrate dehydratase has protein sequence MAEPTTVTPELLRGWQLPEPGSDKEARGVVLVVGGSGRTAGAVVLAGEAALRVGGGKLQVATARTVTSQVGPAVPEALVMALAEDDEGELTTEDVDRLVELARDAEVALLGPGIQTPATAQALLGALVPQLSSTVVVDALGSAYLTENPEGLHHLDGRCVVTVNPGELARTLHVDDEEVERDQEATTVELAKRLRAVVVCGGSRKVVATPQGQLWQVLAGGPGLGVAGSGDVQAGFVTGLLARGADPAQAAVWGAFLHGAAGDRLAADVGPIGFLAREIPCRAPGLLAGLTG, from the coding sequence GTGGCTGAGCCGACGACCGTGACGCCCGAGCTGCTGCGCGGCTGGCAGCTGCCCGAGCCAGGTTCGGACAAGGAGGCACGAGGGGTCGTCCTCGTGGTCGGCGGCAGCGGCCGGACGGCGGGAGCGGTGGTGCTCGCCGGTGAGGCGGCTCTCCGGGTGGGCGGCGGCAAGCTGCAGGTGGCCACGGCACGCACCGTCACCAGCCAGGTCGGGCCGGCCGTGCCCGAGGCGCTCGTGATGGCGCTCGCCGAGGACGACGAGGGCGAGCTGACCACCGAGGACGTCGACCGCCTCGTCGAGCTCGCCCGGGACGCGGAGGTGGCCCTGCTCGGGCCCGGCATCCAGACCCCGGCGACGGCGCAGGCGCTGCTTGGAGCGCTGGTGCCACAGCTGTCCTCGACGGTCGTCGTCGACGCGCTGGGCTCTGCCTACCTGACCGAGAACCCGGAGGGCCTGCACCACCTCGACGGACGGTGCGTGGTGACCGTCAACCCGGGCGAGCTCGCCAGGACGTTGCACGTCGACGACGAGGAGGTCGAGCGCGACCAGGAGGCGACGACCGTCGAGCTGGCGAAGCGGCTGCGAGCGGTGGTCGTCTGCGGTGGCAGCCGCAAGGTCGTGGCGACGCCGCAGGGTCAGCTCTGGCAGGTGCTCGCCGGAGGACCCGGTCTCGGCGTGGCCGGCTCCGGCGACGTACAGGCCGGCTTCGTCACCGGCTTGCTCGCCCGCGGCGCCGATCCGGCCCAGGCCGCGGTCTGGGGCGCGTTCCTGCACGGGGCGGCCGGTGACCGGCTGGCCGCCGACGTGGGACCGATCGGCTTCCTGGCCCGGGAGATCCCGTGCCGGGCCCCCGGACTCCTGGCCGGCCTGACGGGCTGA
- a CDS encoding histidine phosphatase family protein, with translation MAPARLVGLHDGPRELTLARHGQSLGNLADAAARDAGADRLDLKARDADVKLSDTGYEQAQALGRWLTGHERPTLVVSSPYERAFRTATEVMSELGIEVVLDERLRERDLGLFDGLTGQGIRTEYAGEAERRSRVGKFYYQPPSGESWADVVLRVRSLLQDLRHGHQDARVWMFTHQAVIMSFRYVLEGLTEQELLDIDKSSDIANCSLTTYRHDGAGLVLERFADASVLEDTEADVTNEPSGRREGRGGESGG, from the coding sequence ATGGCACCCGCCCGGCTGGTCGGACTCCATGACGGTCCTCGCGAGCTGACCCTGGCGCGGCACGGCCAGAGCCTCGGCAACCTGGCGGACGCGGCTGCCCGGGACGCCGGCGCCGACCGCCTCGACCTCAAGGCGCGCGACGCCGACGTGAAGCTCTCCGACACCGGCTACGAGCAGGCCCAGGCACTGGGGCGGTGGCTCACGGGCCACGAGCGGCCGACCCTGGTCGTCAGCTCCCCCTACGAACGCGCCTTCCGCACCGCCACCGAGGTGATGTCCGAGCTGGGCATCGAGGTGGTGCTGGACGAGCGGCTGCGCGAGCGCGACCTCGGCCTGTTCGACGGGCTCACCGGCCAGGGCATCCGGACCGAGTACGCCGGCGAGGCGGAGCGGCGGAGCCGGGTGGGCAAGTTCTACTACCAGCCGCCGTCGGGGGAGAGCTGGGCCGACGTGGTGCTGCGGGTCCGCTCGCTGCTGCAGGACCTCCGGCACGGCCACCAGGACGCCCGGGTGTGGATGTTCACCCACCAGGCCGTGATCATGAGCTTCCGCTACGTGCTGGAGGGGCTCACCGAGCAGGAGCTGCTCGACATCGACAAGTCCTCTGACATCGCGAACTGCTCGCTGACCACCTACCGGCACGACGGCGCCGGGCTCGTCCTCGAACGGTTCGCCGACGCCTCCGTCCTCGAGGACACCGAGGCCGACGTCACCAACGAGCCGTCCGGGCGACGCGAGGGTCGTGGCGGTGAGAGCGGTGGCTGA
- a CDS encoding ATP-binding protein, with product MDWYLDGDDAGAVSALRREVADYLRRHAATGGEIDDAELVVSELLGNTARHAAGPVWVTLAWQASSPVLTVSDLGPGFDPAQVVEADGRDIDPLQESGRGLFLINHLAPAMQAVQRATSGMRVSVTLPVVRRPEASYDPPRRTTGSLPSVDEAQAEGGFGRETFLRALVVQMAQTLEFQHGPDAAEAAVAQVGADVGGQMEEEFRVAERIVGTMTPEQMAACYVRLKHAIDGGFYVIDVSEERIVLGNTRCPFGEAVRRAPSLCRMTSSVFGGSRPATPASR from the coding sequence GTGGACTGGTATCTGGACGGCGACGACGCCGGCGCCGTGTCGGCGTTGCGACGCGAGGTGGCCGATTACCTGCGACGCCATGCTGCCACCGGGGGCGAGATCGATGACGCGGAGCTGGTGGTCAGCGAGCTTCTCGGCAACACCGCCCGGCACGCGGCCGGCCCGGTCTGGGTGACCCTCGCCTGGCAGGCCAGCTCGCCCGTGCTCACCGTCAGCGACCTGGGACCGGGCTTCGACCCTGCGCAGGTGGTCGAGGCGGACGGCCGCGACATCGACCCGCTGCAGGAGTCCGGGCGCGGGCTGTTCCTGATCAACCACCTCGCCCCGGCGATGCAGGCCGTCCAGCGTGCGACCTCCGGCATGCGCGTCTCGGTGACGCTCCCGGTGGTGCGCAGGCCGGAGGCGAGCTACGACCCACCGCGACGCACCACCGGCAGCCTTCCCAGCGTGGACGAGGCACAGGCCGAGGGTGGCTTCGGCCGCGAGACGTTCCTGCGCGCTCTGGTCGTGCAGATGGCCCAGACGTTGGAGTTCCAGCACGGCCCCGACGCGGCGGAAGCCGCGGTCGCGCAGGTCGGCGCCGACGTCGGCGGTCAGATGGAGGAGGAGTTCCGCGTCGCGGAGCGGATCGTCGGCACGATGACCCCCGAGCAGATGGCCGCCTGCTACGTGCGGCTCAAGCACGCGATCGACGGCGGGTTCTACGTCATCGACGTCTCCGAGGAGCGCATCGTGCTCGGGAACACCCGTTGTCCCTTCGGTGAGGCCGTGCGCCGGGCGCCGTCGCTGTGCCGGATGACCTCGAGCGTGTTCGGGGGATCGCGGCCCGCAACACCGGCGAGCCGGTGA
- a CDS encoding LysR substrate-binding domain-containing protein, which produces MSVHPAFTVAFVPGVTPDKWVRRWADRHPDRPLRVRQVEVPEQLDVVRDGHASMAFVRDLSRPDDLHLIPLYEEVPVAVVHHEHPAAAFDEIDLDDLVDEPLFLDPDIPAWRDLAPDLTGGSRPTLPPMTLRQAVETVGAGTGVVVTVLSVARLHQRKDVVAVPLLGLPGSAVGLAWRRADDDDRLETFVGIVRGRTERSSRGEGAAAAPEQPPAKPEPRRSSARTSSPARTGRSGRSGRSRRR; this is translated from the coding sequence GTGAGCGTGCACCCCGCCTTCACCGTCGCCTTCGTCCCGGGCGTCACTCCGGACAAGTGGGTACGGCGGTGGGCCGACCGGCACCCGGACCGCCCCCTGCGGGTCCGCCAGGTCGAGGTGCCGGAGCAGCTCGACGTGGTGCGGGACGGGCACGCCTCGATGGCGTTCGTCCGCGACCTGTCCCGGCCGGACGACCTGCACCTGATCCCGCTCTACGAGGAGGTGCCGGTGGCGGTGGTCCACCACGAGCACCCTGCGGCCGCCTTCGACGAGATCGACCTCGACGACCTCGTCGACGAGCCGTTGTTCCTCGACCCGGACATCCCCGCCTGGCGGGACCTGGCCCCCGACCTGACCGGCGGCTCCCGTCCGACGCTGCCACCGATGACCCTGCGTCAGGCGGTCGAGACGGTCGGCGCCGGCACCGGCGTGGTGGTGACGGTGCTGTCGGTGGCCAGGCTCCACCAGCGCAAGGACGTGGTGGCGGTCCCGCTGCTGGGGCTGCCCGGCTCGGCGGTGGGGCTCGCGTGGCGGCGCGCGGACGACGACGACCGGCTCGAGACGTTCGTCGGCATCGTCCGCGGGCGGACCGAGCGCAGCTCCCGCGGCGAGGGGGCCGCCGCAGCACCGGAGCAGCCCCCTGCGAAGCCGGAGCCTCGGCGGTCGTCGGCGCGTACGTCGTCGCCGGCTCGAACCGGACGGTCGGGCCGGTCCGGCCGCTCCCGCCGCCGGTAG